A segment of the Amycolatopsis thermophila genome:
GCTGAAGGCCCGCGTGAACGGACGCCGCGGGTACTGATGTCCGGCGGGCCGAGGTGTCCGCGGGCCCGGCCCGCGCTCGGCTGTCGCCCGGCTGCCGAACGCCACCCGGCCCTGATCCGGCGCCACACCTCACCCACACCGTCGCTCGGTTTCAGGGCACCGCCGGCGCCGGCTGTTGGACTGTTTCCGCCGGACGGCGCGGCGTCTCCGTGCTCACCCGTTAGGGTTACCCACCAGTCGCACAGTTGCCACTGAGGGGAGCGTCACGGTGCACACGGCTACGAGCGTCGCGGACGACCAGCGCGTTCAGCACGACCTCCGCCGCTTCGCGGGTGGTCCCTTCGACGGCAGACCACTGGTCACGGCGACCGAAGCCGACCTCGACGTGCGCCTCTTCCGCACCACCTACCTGCCCTCGTTCGTGGCCACCGGAGCGCTGGAAGAAAATCACCGTCCGGTCGAGGCGGATCTCGCCTGGCTCCGGCTGACCACGCCGGCCGGGATCCCTACGGCCCTCGGCGCGCTCACCATCGGGCACGACCCGAGCGCGCACGTCCCGGGCGCGTACGTCCAGTTCGTCCGCTACCAGGGCCTCGACCTCGACGCGCCCATCGCCGACCAGCAGGAACTGCGCGGCAACCTCGTCGAAACGACCTCCCGGCTCAGCGCCCTGCTCAGCGGGCACCTGCGCACACGCCTGGCCGACGACGAGGGTTTCCGCGAGGAGCAACTGCCCGACTACCCGCCCGAAGCCTTGCGCGAGACGTGCATGAACGCGGTCATGCACCGCAACTACGAGACCTCCCACGCACCGATCCGCATCACCTGGTTCGACGACCGCATCGACGTGAGCAATCCGGGCGGCCCCTACGGCCAGGTCCGGGCCGACAACTTCGACCGCGTCCACGACTACCGCAACCCGAACCTGGCCCGCGCGATGAAGGCGCTCGGCTACGTCAACCGGTTCGGCCGCGGGATCTTCCGCATCCGCTCGACGATGGCGCGCGCGGGCAACCCGGTGCCCGAGTTCCACGTCGACGCGTCTTCCTGGACCGTCGTGCTGCGGAAGTGGCCCTGACTCACCCAGTAGTGTCGCCGGGGTGAGCACGTCACGCGCCGAAGCACTGCACCTGACCGGGGAACGCACCGTGCCGGGCATCGCCGAGGAGAACTACTGGTTCCGCCGCCACGAGGCGGCCTACCACGAGCTGCTGCCGTGGTGCGCGGGCGCGGTGGTGCTGGAGGCCGGCTGCGGCGAAGGCTACGGCGCCGGGCTGATCGCCGAAACAGCCGAGTCGGTGCTCGCGTTCGACTACGACCAGCCGACCACCGAGCACGTCGCCCGGCGCTATCCCCAGGTGTGGACGGCGCGGGGAAACCTGGTGCAGCTTCCGCTGCGGGAACGGTCCGTAGATGTGGTCGCGAACTTCCAGGTCATCGAGCACCTGTGGGACCAGGGCGCGTTCCTCGCCGAATGCCTGCGCGTGCTGCGGCCGGGCGGGCGGCTGCTGGTGACCACGCCGAACCGGCTGACGTTCACCCCGGACAGCGACACGCCGCTGAACCCGTTCCACACCAGGGAACTCGCACCGGGCGAACTGGATTCCCTGTTGCGCGAGGCGGGTTTCACGGTCGAGCTGTTGCACGGCCTGCACCACGGCCCGGGCCTGCGCGCGCTCGACGAGCGGTACGGCGGGTCCATCATCGACGCGCAGCTGGAGGTCGTGATGGGACACCTGCCCGGACAGGCGCCCTGGCCACCGGAGCTCCTCGCCGACATCGCCGCGATCCGGGCCTCGGACTTCGAGATCACCGGTGACCGTCTGGACGAGAGCCTGGACCTCGTCGCGGTGGCGGTGCGGCCGTGAACCGCGAGGGGACGTTCTGCCTCGTCCTGCACAGCCACCTGCCCTGGTTGCCGCACCACGGGTCGTGGCCGGTCGGCGAGGAGTGGCTGTACCAGGCGTGGGCGCACTCGTACCTGCCGGTGGTGGACCTGTTGCGCCGCTTCGCCGCCGAGGGCGTCCGGGACGTGCTGACGCTCGGGGTGACACCGGTCCTCGCGGCACAGCTCGACGATCCCCATGCGCTGCGGGCCTTCCACGAGTGGCTCGGGCACTGGCAGCTGCGGACGGTGCAGGCCGGCACGCTGTGGCGCGACGACCCGGTGCTGCGCGAGCTGGCCGCCACCGAGCACCGCGCGGCGACGCGATCGCTGGAGGACTTCGAAACCCGATGGCGGCACGGCTTTTCGCCGCTGCTTCGATCCCTTGTGGACTCCGAGGTGATCGAACTGCTCGGCGGGCCGTACGCGCATCCGTTCCAGCCGTTGCTGGAGCCGCGGATCCGGTCGTTCTTCCTCACGGGCGGCCTGGCGGACACGGCGTTGCGCATCGGGCACCGGCCGGCGGGCATCTGGGCGCCGGAGTGCGGTTACGCGCCCGGCATGGAGGCGGACTACGCGGCGGCCGGGGTGCGGCGGTTCCTGGTGGACGGTCCCTCGTTGCGCGGCGACACGGCGTTCGCGCGCCCGGTGGGTGAGTCCGGTGTGCTGTGCTTCGGGCGGGACCTGGAGGTCACCTACCGGGTCTGGTCACCGAAGGCGGGGTATCCCGGTCACGCCCACTACCGGGACTTCCACACGTGGGCGCACGAGGTCGGCCTCAAGCCGTCGCGGGTCACGGGCAAGCAGGTCGAGCCCGCGGACAAGGCGCCCTACGAGCCGGCGGTGGCCGCGGACACCGTTCGCGCGCACGTGAAGGATTTCGTCGAGACGGTGGTGTCGCGGTTGCGCGAGCTGCGCGAACAGCACGGACGGGAGCCGATGGTCGTCGCGGCCTACGACACCGAACTGTTCGGGCACTGGTGGCACGAAGGCCCGGCGTGGCTGGAGGGCGTGCTGCGCGCGCTGCCCGAGGCCGGGGTGCGGGTGACGACGCTGCGCGGCGCGGTGGACGCAGGGCTGGTCGGCGAGCCGGTCGAACTGCCCGCGTCGTCGTGGGGCTCCGGCAAGGACTGGCGCGTCTGGGACGGCGAGCAGGTGGCGGACATGGTCGCCGACAACGCGGCACTCCAGCGGCGGATGCTGGCCCTGCCGCGCGGCCCGCGGCGCGACCGGATCGCCGACTGGGCCGTCGGCGAGGCGATGATGGCCCTGTCCAGCGACTGGGCGTTCATGGTGACGAAGGACTCCGCCGCCGACTACGCCCGCCGCCGCGCCACGGTGCACACCGCGCGCTTCGACGAGCTGGCGGGGTGGATCGGCCGGGGCCCGCTCCCGGCGGAGGTCGAGCGGTGGGCCCGGCAGGACAACCCGTTCGGGCAGCTGGACGCGCGCCTGCTGTGATATCGGCGGTTCCGGCATCCGGGGTGATCGCGGAACCGGACCCCGCCGCGTGGGCCGGTTGCCGCCCGCCCACCCCCGGCGGGCCGGGCGACAGTGCGATTCGACCTCGTCACCACTCGCCAGCACGCCGAACCCTCGCGAGCTGCTGGACGTCGCCCCGCACCAGGTGCTGATGGTGGCCGCGCACGCCTGGGACCTCGACGGCGCCCGCGCCGCCGGCCTGCGCACCGCCTCCCTGGAGCGCCCGCGGGAGAAGGGCCCGGACCACGCCAACGCCCACCATCGTCGACCACCGCGCCGCCTGCTCGCGTCACGACCACCTGCGCCCACCCCAACCTCGCCGGCCCCGGGGGCAGCGCCTCGACCCCCGCGACCCCTCACCCTGTGATCGACATCACCCACCAGTGGGCGGGGTGTTCGGGCGGTTCTGTTCCTAGTTGACTAGTGAGTAACCTCCTGTCATGCGCGTGCTGATGCTGTCCTGGGAGTACCCGCCCGTCGTGGTCGGCGGGCTGGCCCGCCACGTGCACGCGCTCGCCCGGCACCTGGTGCAGGACGGCCACGAGGTCGTGGTGCTCTCCCGGCATCCCGCGGGCACCGACGCGCACACGCACCCCACCACGGACCTCGTGGTCGAGGGCGTGCGCATCATCCGCGTCGCCGAGGATCCGATGCACGTGACGTTCGAGCGGGACCTCGTGGCGTGGACCCTGGCGATGGGGCACGGCATGGTGCGCGCCGGCCTCGAGCTGGCGCGCACGTGGCAGCCCGACGTCGTCCACGCGCACGACTGGCTGGTGGCGCACCCGGCGATCAGCCTCGCGGGCACGCTGCGGCGCCCGCTGGTGGGGACGATCCACGCGACCGAGGCGGGACGGCACTCGGGGTGGTTGTCGCAGCCGCTGAACCAGCAGGTGCACTCGGTGGAGTGGTGGCTGGCCAACCGGTCCGACGCCCTGATCACCTGCTCCCAGGCGATGCGCGCTGAGGTCGCGAAGTTGTTCGAGGTGTCGGCGGACGACATCACCGTGATCCACAACGGCATCGAGGAACGGGGCTGGCAGGTCGCGGCCGAGGAGGTCGCCGAGGCCCGGCAGAAGTACGCGCCCGGCGGCGAGCCGTTGCTGTTGTTCTTCGGGCGCCTGGAGTGGGAGAAGGGCGTCCAGGACCTGGTGTCCGCGTTGCCGAAGATCCGCCGGGCGCACCGCGGGACGCGGCTGGTGGTCGCCGGGCGGGGGCGGCACCTGGACGAGCTGGTCAAGCAGGTCCGCCGGATGCGGATGCAGCACGCGGTGGAGTTCGCGGGGCACCTGCGGGACCGGGAGTTGCGGGCGGTGCTGTCGGCGGCGGACGCCGTGGTGCTGCCGAGCCGGTACGAGCCGTTCGGGATCGTCGCCCTCGAGGCGGCCGCGGCGCGGGCGCCTCTGGTGGCGTCGACGGCCGGCGGTCTGGGCGAGGTCGTCGTCGACGGGGTCACCGGGCTGTCGTTCGCGCCCGGCGACGTGGCGGCGCTGACCTCGGCCGTGAACTCGGTTTTGCGGGACCGCGCGGCGGCCGAGGATCGTGCGCGGACCGCGCAGGCCCGCCTCGCCGACGACTTCGACTGGGCCCGCATCGCCGTGACCACCGCCGAGGTCTACCGCAGGGCCCGGGTGCGCGAGCACGGTGAACTGGGACGTCCCAAGATCCCGACGGGCAATGTGCTCAACCCCGAGCCACCGCCCGTGGTGAGCGAGAAGAAACCCGCGGCCATGGGGTCCGCGGCGCGGAAGAGCACGTCCGGCAGAACCCGTGCCACGGCTCGGAAACCTGTCCGCTGACGGTGTTTTTTTGCTGTTGAGCGGTTTTCGTGCGCCGCGGGCTGCGATCCGCTACCGCGTCAGGCGTTCGTAGACCACCCACGGTCCGTTCGCCAGGCCTGGCGGTTCCGCCACCTCCGCGAATCCGCTCGTGGTCACCAGCCGGCGGGACGCGTGGTTGTGCGGCCGGATCACCGCCCGCACCACGTGGACTTCGGGCGCGTCGACGGCACGCGCCACGAGGGCGTTCAGCGCGGCGCGCGCGTAGCCACGGCGACGCTGGGCCGGCTCGACTTCGTAGGTCACCTCGACCATGCCCCGCTCGTCCGGCGGCCCGTGGAAGCCGGCGCGGCCCACCACGCCGTCCGGCCCGGCGATCGCGCCGGCCAGCCAGGCCGCGACACCGGGATCGGCCCGCACGCGGGCGCTTGCCCTGCGCCAGCCCGGCAGCCAGCGCGGGTTGACGAAGTAGGGCGTGAGCTCCACGGGCGACGCCCGGTTCGCCGCGAGCAGGTCACCCTCGGCGAGGGCGTGGAACGTGTCAGCTGGGAGCGCGACGAGACGCACGCCCTCACGCTGGCATCCGCTCCACGCCCTGTCGACCGAATTGTTCAGAACACCGGCAGGGGCTGCCCGTACTCGGATTCCCGGCGGGGGCCGAAGATGCGGCGGTCGGACTCCGCGATCGGCGTGTCGTTGATGCTCGCCTCGCGGCGGCGCATCAGGCCGTTGTCGCTGAACTCCCACAGCTCGTTGCCGTAGCTCCGCCACCACTGGCCGTCGGCGTCGCGGCATTCGTACTGGAACCGCACGGCGATCCGGTTGCCGCGGAAGCCCCACAGCTCCTTGCGGAGGGCGTAGTCCAGCTCGCGGTCCCACTTCTGGCGCAGGAACTCGACGATCTGGTCGCGGCCGACGACGTACCGGTCGCGGTTGCGCCAGATCGAGTCGGTTGTGTAGGCCAGCGCGACCTTCTCCGGGTCGCGGGTGTTCCACGCGTCCTCGGCGGCTTGGACCTTCTGCGCGGCCGTGGTCTCGTCGAACGGCGGGAACGGCGGGCGATCGGACATGACGGGCTCCCTTCGGAGAACGTGCGTTCTCCCTTCGTGCGCTAGAGTAGGAGAACGCACGTTCTCGACGCAAGGGTCAGGTGTGATGGACCACGACGAAGCCCGGGTGAAGCTGCTCGACGCCGCCGAGGAGTTGTTCTACGCGCGTGGTATCCAGGCGGTGGGCATGGACGCCATCCGGTCCGGGTCGGGCGTTTCGCTGAAGCGGCTGTACCAGTACTTCCCGGCGAAGGGCGACCTGGTCGAGGCGTACCTCCGTCGTCGGGACGAGCGGTGGCGGAGGTCGCTCGTGGACTACGTCGAGGCCCACTCCCCCGGCGACCGGGTGCCGGCGGTGTTCGACTGGCTGCGAGGGTGGTTCAGCGAGGACGATTTTCGGGGGTGCGCGTTCATCAACTCGTTCGGCGAACTCGGCGAGGGGGCGCCGGGGGTCGCGCGGGTGGCGCGGGAGCACAAGGACTCGGTGCGGGGCCACCTGCGGGCCTGGGCCGGATCGGAGTCGCTCGGCGACCAGATCTTCGCGCTCGTAGAAGGCGCGACGGTGATCGCGGGAATCACCGGAGACCCCACCGCGGCCGACACAGCCAAGGCGGCGGCGCAAACCTTGTTGCGAGCCGCTTCGGCGGGTTGAGCCGCTTGGACCGCCGAGGTGCGGCTTCGGCCGGTTGAGCGCTTGAACCGACGAGGTGCCGCATCGGCCGGCTGAGCGCTTGAACCGACGAGGTTCCGCATCATCGATCCCGCGGCACGCCCTCGGTAGCCGGTGAAGTTCCCCGCGGAGAGGAGCGCGGTCCGCCACAAGCGCTGCGGGACAACTGGACGAGCGAGGCGAGCCGCAAGGCCGACGTTGGATAAGCGAGACAGCCCGCAAGGCCGACGCCTTCGCAGCTGGGGGCAACCAGCGCATCGGTCGTGGCGGCGCTGGGGAAGCGCGCCGTTGTTGAAGCATGCCCGGGTGGTGAAACCTGACCCGCTGCTGAAACCTGCCCCTTGCTGAAGGGGGCCCCTTGCTGAAACCTGACCCGTTGCTGAAGCGTGCCCGGGTGCTGACGCGTGCAGCTCTTCCACGCCGCCGCCGCTGCTTCAGCACCGGGTGCGCCGGCGACCGCGGTGCCAGCACGAGCGGCACGCTGGCTATCGCAGCGCCATATCGCCACCAGCCGCGCATGGGCCGTGGAGCAGCTCCACCACCAACGCCGCGGCTTCGGCGGTAGCCCCACTGCAGGCGGCCGAGGGCTGGCGCGAGCGCCGCACCACCAGCAGCGCGCGGCCCACGGAGCGAGCGGCGCGGCTACCGGTGGCGCGAGTGCCGTCGGGCCGCTTGCGGCGCGAGTGGTTGTCGAACCGTTGGCCCCACTTGCGGCCGTCGGACAGCAAGTGGCGTGGTTGGTCGTCGACGCGCAGGCGGCTCGCAACCGAGCGCCGCCACCACCGGCGACGCGTGGCCATCGGAGCGCCGCCAGCTCAGCCGACTGGGGCGCTGGGCACCACAGCCGGCCGGGCTCGCAGGGCAAGGGCAGCACCCCGGGTGGGCGCGGCGGGCTGGGGCAGCATCACGGCCGGTGAGATGGGGCAGCACCACTGGCAGCTGTCAGAGCGACGCCGGCTCAGCCGGCTGAGCCCGAGGGGTAGGTCAGCACCTCGTCCACGCGCGGGAGGCTCGGGCAGCACCGCGGCCGGGGTGCGGAGAGCTACGACAGCACCACCGCGGGCTCGCAGGGCAAGGGCAGCACCCCGGTCGGGCGCGGAGGCTGGGCAGCACCACTGGCGACTGTCGGAGCGGCGCCGGCTCACCCGGCTGAGGCGCCGAGCGCTACAGCCGGCCGAGCCCGCGGGATAGGGCAGCACCTCGCCCAGACGCGGGAGGTTAAGGCAGCACCTCGGCCGGACGCGGGAGGTTAAGGCAGCACCTCGGCCGGACGCGGGAGGTTAAGGCAGCACCTCGGCCGGGGTGCGGCGAGCAACGGCAGCATCCCGACCGTGTGCGGAGGCTCGGCAGCACCCCGGCCGGGCGCAGGCGAGCTACGACAGCACCCCGGCCGAGTGCGGCGAGCAACGGCAGCACCCCAGCCGGGCGTGGGCGAGCAACGACAGCACCCCGGCCGGCGCGGCGAGCTCCGGCAGCACCGCGGCCGGGTGGGGGGAGCCTAGGGCAGCACCTCGGGTGGGGTCAGCTGTGCTTGCAGCTCGTCGTGGTAGGAGCCGACTCGGGCGTAGACTCCGGGCTTTCCTGGTTCGGCACAGCCCTCGCCCCAGGAGACGACCCCAATGAGTCGCCCGTCGGCTACCAGGGGGCCTCCCGAGTCGCCTTGGCAGGTGTCCACCCCGCCTTGCGGGAAGCCGGCACAGACCATCGCGTCGGGGGTGTATTGCGGGTACGCCTTCTTGCAGTAGTCGTCGCTCGTGATCGGGACCTTCGCCTTCAGCAGGGTGTCCGACGAGTCGCCCGACGGAGCCGTGTTGCCCCAGCCCAGGATCGTCGCCTCGGTGCCGGCCTGGTAACCCACGTCGTCCTTCGTGGCCAGCGCCAGCGGCTGCCCGGACACCGGCCGCGTCAGCGTCAGCATCGCCACGTCGTAGCCCTCCGTGGCGTCTTTGAACTTCGGGTGCACCCAAACGTGGGACACAGTGGACACCGTGCCGTCACGGCCGCTCAGCTCCGTCCGTCCACTCACGACGCGCAGCCCGGGCGGGCTCTCCCCCTGCGCGCAGTGCGCCGCGGTCAGCACCTTGTCCGGCGCGACCAGCGTTCCACCGCAGAACTGCAGCCCGGTGGCATCGGTGAGCGCCACGGTGAACGGGTACTCCGCGATGTTCGCGGGCGTGCCGCCGACGATGCCCGGCTCGGCCTGTGCGGCGGGCGCGCAGACACACGCGGCGACCACACCGGCGAAAACCGCGATCGATCGGGTGAAACGGCGCACAGCAGGGATCATGACCAGCTCCTTCGGCATCCCTGGATCAACGTTGCTGCACTCCAGGATTGCGCGGGGAGCCGGTTCTACACATCGACCGAAAGGAAGAAATTTCCCGGGAACAAGTCGGGCCCGGTAGGCGGAGCATACCTACCGGGCCCGAGTGTCCGCGCTGTCCGGCCACAGCCAGCGCGAGCCGGTTTTCCCCGTCAGGAGAGGGAAAACCGGAGTCCGAACTAGACCAAATCGGTCAAATAGCGCGCGTACGCACCGGTCGTGAGGAAGTTCGGCAGCTTCTCACCGAGCGCGGTCTCCACGAAGATCTCCCGCGCATCGTCCAGTTTGGCCTCCGCGCCCAGCTCCGCGCGGATCGCCGACAGCTCCTCGTCCAGCATCGACCGCACCAGCGACTCGGTGACGGCCGTGCCGTCGTCGAGCTTCGTGCCGTTGCGGATCCACTGCCACACCTGCGCCCGCGCGATCTCGGCGGTCGCGGCGTCCTCCATCAGGTCGAAGATCGCGGCGGCGCCGGTCCCCCGGAGCCACGAGTCGACGTAACGCAGAGCGACGTTGATGTTGGCCCGCAACCCCTTCTCGGTGACATCACCACCGGCGCTGGCCACGTTCAGCAGATCCTCGGCGGTCACCGAGACGTCCTCGCGCAGCCGGCCGAGCTGGTTGGGCCACCCGCCCAGCGTCTCGTCGAAGACCTCGCGGCAGACCGGCACCAGGCCGGGGTGCGCGACCCACGAGCCGTCGAACCCGTCGCGCGCCTCGCGCTCCTTGTCCTGCCGCACCTTTTCGAACGCCAGCGCGTTCGCCGCCGGGTCCTTGCTCGGAATGAACGCCGCCATGCCGCCGATCGCATAGGCGCCCCGCTTGTGGCAGGTCCGGACCAGCAGTTCGGTGTAGGCCCGCATGAACGGCGCGGTCATGGTCACCTCGGCGCGGTCGGGCAGCACGAAGTCCGCGCCGGCGTCGCCGAAGTTCTTGATGATGCTGAAGATGTAGTCCCAGCGCCCGGCGTTCAGGCCGGCCGCGTGCTCACGCAGCTCGTACAGGATCTCGTCCATCTCGAAGGCCGCGGTGATCGTCTCGATCAGCACGGTCGCGCGGATGGTCCCCTGCGGGATGCCCAGTTCCTGCTGCGCGAGGCGGAACACGTCGTTCCACAGCCGCGCCTCCAGGTGGTTCTCCAGCTTGGGCAGGTAGAAGTACGGCCCGCTGCCCCGCGCCAGCAGCTGGCGCGCGTTGTGGAACAGGTACAGCCCGAAGTCCACCAGGCTCGCCGAGACCGGTCGCCCGTCGATGCGCAGGTGCTTCTCGACCAGGTGCCAGCCACGCGGCCGCACGACGATCGTCGCCGGGTTGTCGCCGATCGTGTACCGCTTCCCCGACTCGGTGGTGAAGTCGATGTTGCGGCGGATCGCGTCGAACAGGTTCAGCTGCCCGCCCACGATGTTCGGCCAGGTCGGCGAGGTCGCGTCCTCGAAGTCGGCCAGCCACACCTTCGCGCCGGAGTTCAGCGCGTTCACCGTCATCTTGCGGTCGGTCGGGCCGGTGATCTCCACGCGGCGGTCCTCGAGGCCGGGCGCCGCGGGCGCCACCTGCCACGAGTCGTCGTTGCGGATCCAGCGGGTCTCCGGCCGGAAATCGAGGGGTTCCTCACCGCCGGCGAGCTTCTCCCGCCGCAGCCGCCGCTCGTCCAGCAGCTCGCGCCGCCGTCCGGCGAACTCGTTGTCCAGCCGGGCGATGAAGGCCAGCGCAGCCGGGGTGAGGATCTCGTCGTACCGCTCGCCGGCGGGGCCGGCGACCTCGATCTGCGAGGTGAACGTGTGGGACATGGCGAGCCTTCCTGGAGGGGCCGCGGGGGCGGCCGGGGCGCGAGCGCGCCCTGGCCGCTCGCGGCTCTTTCTAGAACTGGGCTTCTTCGGTGGACCCGGTGAGCGCGGTGGTCGAGCTCTCCGGGTTCAGCGCGGTGCTGACCAGGTCGAACCAGCCGGTGCCGACCTCGCGCTGGTGCTTGGTGGCGGTGTAGCCCCGCTCCTCCGAAGCGAACTCGCGCTCCTGCAGGTCGACGTAGGCGGTCATGCCCTCGCGGGCGTAGCCGTGCGCCAGGTCGAACATCGAGTAGTTCAGCGCGTGGAAGCCGGCCAGCGTGATGAACTGGAACTTGTAGCCCATGTGGCCGAGCTCGCGCTGGAACTTCGCGATGGTCGCGTCGTCCAGGTGCTTGCGCCAGTTGAACGACGGCGAGCAGTTGTAGGCCAGCATCTGGTCCGGGTACTTCGCCTTGATGGCCTCCGCGTACTGGCGGGCGACCTCGAGGTCCGGCGTGGAGGTCTCCATCCACAGCAGGTCGGCGTACTCGGCGTAGGCCAGGCCGCGGTCGATGCACGGCTCGATGCCGTTGCGGACCTTGTAGAAGCCCTCCGAGGTGCGCTCGCCGGTGATGTACTTCCGGTCGCGCTCGTCGACGTCGCTGGTGATCAGCGTCGCGGCCTGCGCGTCGGTGCGGGCGACGACCAGGGTCGGCACGTCGAGCACGTCGGCGGCCAGGCGGGCCGCGTTCAGGGTGCGCTCGTGCTGCTTGGTCGGGATGAGCACCTTGCCGCCGAGGTGGCCGCACTTCTTCTCGGACGCGAGCTGGTCCTCCCAGTGCACGCCCGCGGCGCCGGCGGCGATCATGCCCTTCATCAGCTCGAACGCGTTGAGCGGGCCACCGAAGCCGGCCTCGGCGTCGGCGACGATCGGGGCGAACCAGTCGATGTCGGTGTTGCCCTCGGCCCAGTTGATCTGGTCGGCGCGGCCCAGCGCGTTGTTGATGCGGCGGACGACGGCCGGCACCGAGTTGGCCGGGTAGAGGCTCTGGTCCGGGTAGGTCTGCCCGGCGAGGTTCGCGTCGGCCGCGACCTGCCAGCCGGACAGGTAGATCGCCTTGAGGCCGGCACGCACCTGCTGGACGGCCTGGTTGCCGGTCAGCGCGCCCAGCGCGTGGACGTAGTCCTCGGTGTGCAGCAGGTCCCACAGCTTCTCGGCGCCCCGGCGGGCCAGGGTGTGCTCCTCGACGACGCTGCCGCGAAGCTTGATCACGTCCGCCGCGCTGTAGGACCGCTTGACACCCTTCCACCGGGGGTCGTTTTCCCACCGCTTGGCGAGCTCAGCGGCTTCCTGCTGCAAGTGGTTGGGCTGCTCTGCCATGGGTCTTTC
Coding sequences within it:
- a CDS encoding glycoside hydrolase family 57 protein, giving the protein MNREGTFCLVLHSHLPWLPHHGSWPVGEEWLYQAWAHSYLPVVDLLRRFAAEGVRDVLTLGVTPVLAAQLDDPHALRAFHEWLGHWQLRTVQAGTLWRDDPVLRELAATEHRAATRSLEDFETRWRHGFSPLLRSLVDSEVIELLGGPYAHPFQPLLEPRIRSFFLTGGLADTALRIGHRPAGIWAPECGYAPGMEADYAAAGVRRFLVDGPSLRGDTAFARPVGESGVLCFGRDLEVTYRVWSPKAGYPGHAHYRDFHTWAHEVGLKPSRVTGKQVEPADKAPYEPAVAADTVRAHVKDFVETVVSRLRELREQHGREPMVVAAYDTELFGHWWHEGPAWLEGVLRALPEAGVRVTTLRGAVDAGLVGEPVELPASSWGSGKDWRVWDGEQVADMVADNAALQRRMLALPRGPRRDRIADWAVGEAMMALSSDWAFMVTKDSAADYARRRATVHTARFDELAGWIGRGPLPAEVERWARQDNPFGQLDARLL
- a CDS encoding glycosyltransferase family 4 protein; translation: MRVLMLSWEYPPVVVGGLARHVHALARHLVQDGHEVVVLSRHPAGTDAHTHPTTDLVVEGVRIIRVAEDPMHVTFERDLVAWTLAMGHGMVRAGLELARTWQPDVVHAHDWLVAHPAISLAGTLRRPLVGTIHATEAGRHSGWLSQPLNQQVHSVEWWLANRSDALITCSQAMRAEVAKLFEVSADDITVIHNGIEERGWQVAAEEVAEARQKYAPGGEPLLLFFGRLEWEKGVQDLVSALPKIRRAHRGTRLVVAGRGRHLDELVKQVRRMRMQHAVEFAGHLRDRELRAVLSAADAVVLPSRYEPFGIVALEAAAARAPLVASTAGGLGEVVVDGVTGLSFAPGDVAALTSAVNSVLRDRAAAEDRARTAQARLADDFDWARIAVTTAEVYRRARVREHGELGRPKIPTGNVLNPEPPPVVSEKKPAAMGSAARKSTSGRTRATARKPVR
- a CDS encoding class I SAM-dependent methyltransferase, translated to MSTSRAEALHLTGERTVPGIAEENYWFRRHEAAYHELLPWCAGAVVLEAGCGEGYGAGLIAETAESVLAFDYDQPTTEHVARRYPQVWTARGNLVQLPLRERSVDVVANFQVIEHLWDQGAFLAECLRVLRPGGRLLVTTPNRLTFTPDSDTPLNPFHTRELAPGELDSLLREAGFTVELLHGLHHGPGLRALDERYGGSIIDAQLEVVMGHLPGQAPWPPELLADIAAIRASDFEITGDRLDESLDLVAVAVRP
- a CDS encoding nuclear transport factor 2 family protein, translated to MSDRPPFPPFDETTAAQKVQAAEDAWNTRDPEKVALAYTTDSIWRNRDRYVVGRDQIVEFLRQKWDRELDYALRKELWGFRGNRIAVRFQYECRDADGQWWRSYGNELWEFSDNGLMRRREASINDTPIAESDRRIFGPRRESEYGQPLPVF
- the aceB gene encoding malate synthase A, which gives rise to MSHTFTSQIEVAGPAGERYDEILTPAALAFIARLDNEFAGRRRELLDERRLRREKLAGGEEPLDFRPETRWIRNDDSWQVAPAAPGLEDRRVEITGPTDRKMTVNALNSGAKVWLADFEDATSPTWPNIVGGQLNLFDAIRRNIDFTTESGKRYTIGDNPATIVVRPRGWHLVEKHLRIDGRPVSASLVDFGLYLFHNARQLLARGSGPYFYLPKLENHLEARLWNDVFRLAQQELGIPQGTIRATVLIETITAAFEMDEILYELREHAAGLNAGRWDYIFSIIKNFGDAGADFVLPDRAEVTMTAPFMRAYTELLVRTCHKRGAYAIGGMAAFIPSKDPAANALAFEKVRQDKEREARDGFDGSWVAHPGLVPVCREVFDETLGGWPNQLGRLREDVSVTAEDLLNVASAGGDVTEKGLRANINVALRYVDSWLRGTGAAAIFDLMEDAATAEIARAQVWQWIRNGTKLDDGTAVTESLVRSMLDEELSAIRAELGAEAKLDDAREIFVETALGEKLPNFLTTGAYARYLTDLV
- a CDS encoding S1 family peptidase, with the protein product MIPAVRRFTRSIAVFAGVVAACVCAPAAQAEPGIVGGTPANIAEYPFTVALTDATGLQFCGGTLVAPDKVLTAAHCAQGESPPGLRVVSGRTELSGRDGTVSTVSHVWVHPKFKDATEGYDVAMLTLTRPVSGQPLALATKDDVGYQAGTEATILGWGNTAPSGDSSDTLLKAKVPITSDDYCKKAYPQYTPDAMVCAGFPQGGVDTCQGDSGGPLVADGRLIGVVSWGEGCAEPGKPGVYARVGSYHDELQAQLTPPEVLP
- a CDS encoding TetR/AcrR family transcriptional regulator, whose product is MDHDEARVKLLDAAEELFYARGIQAVGMDAIRSGSGVSLKRLYQYFPAKGDLVEAYLRRRDERWRRSLVDYVEAHSPGDRVPAVFDWLRGWFSEDDFRGCAFINSFGELGEGAPGVARVAREHKDSVRGHLRAWAGSESLGDQIFALVEGATVIAGITGDPTAADTAKAAAQTLLRAASAG
- a CDS encoding GNAT family N-acetyltransferase; amino-acid sequence: MRLVALPADTFHALAEGDLLAANRASPVELTPYFVNPRWLPGWRRASARVRADPGVAAWLAGAIAGPDGVVGRAGFHGPPDERGMVEVTYEVEPAQRRRGYARAALNALVARAVDAPEVHVVRAVIRPHNHASRRLVTTSGFAEVAEPPGLANGPWVVYERLTR
- a CDS encoding ATP-binding protein; this translates as MHTATSVADDQRVQHDLRRFAGGPFDGRPLVTATEADLDVRLFRTTYLPSFVATGALEENHRPVEADLAWLRLTTPAGIPTALGALTIGHDPSAHVPGAYVQFVRYQGLDLDAPIADQQELRGNLVETTSRLSALLSGHLRTRLADDEGFREEQLPDYPPEALRETCMNAVMHRNYETSHAPIRITWFDDRIDVSNPGGPYGQVRADNFDRVHDYRNPNLARAMKALGYVNRFGRGIFRIRSTMARAGNPVPEFHVDASSWTVVLRKWP